The following are encoded together in the Pseudomonas sp. IB20 genome:
- a CDS encoding phosphoribosylanthranilate isomerase has protein sequence MAAVRSKICGITRIEDALAAVEAGADAIGLVFYAKSPRAVNVLQARAIIAALPPFVTTVGLFVNASRCELNETLDAVQLDMLQFHGDESPDECESYQRPYIKALRVKSGDDIAAACAAYTGARAILLDTYVEGVPGGTGEAFDWSLIPEGLSKPIILAGGLNPANVGAAIEQVRPYAVDVSGGVEQGKGIKDHHKIRAFMQAVRNSSGAM, from the coding sequence ATGGCAGCCGTTCGCAGCAAGATTTGCGGGATTACCCGCATAGAAGACGCGCTGGCGGCTGTCGAGGCGGGGGCGGACGCCATTGGTTTGGTGTTTTATGCCAAGAGCCCACGGGCTGTGAACGTGTTGCAGGCGCGGGCGATCATCGCCGCGCTGCCGCCGTTCGTGACCACCGTGGGCTTGTTCGTCAACGCCAGCCGTTGCGAACTCAACGAAACCCTGGATGCCGTGCAGCTCGACATGCTGCAGTTTCACGGTGACGAAAGCCCTGACGAATGTGAAAGCTACCAGCGCCCGTATATTAAGGCGTTGCGCGTCAAGTCCGGGGATGACATCGCTGCCGCATGTGCTGCCTATACTGGCGCTCGCGCAATCTTGTTGGACACTTATGTCGAAGGTGTGCCCGGTGGTACGGGTGAGGCGTTTGACTGGTCGTTGATACCCGAGGGCCTGAGCAAACCGATCATCCTGGCCGGTGGGCTCAACCCCGCGAATGTCGGGGCGGCCATTGAGCAGGTCCGGCCGTATGCCGTGGATGTCAGCGGTGGGGTAGAGCAGGGCAAAGGCATCAAGGATCACCACAAGATTCGCGCGTTCATGCAAGCCGTGCGCAACAGCAGTGGCGCGATGTGA
- the truA gene encoding tRNA pseudouridine(38-40) synthase TruA, protein MAAAGFNRIALGVEYKGSRYRGWQRQASGVLTVQETLENALSKVADSPVSLMCAGRTDAGVHACGQVVHFDTQAERTMKAWVMGANINLPHDVSVTWAKVMPADFHARFKAIARRYRYVIYNDQIRPAHLNQEITWNHRPLDAERMAEAAQHLVGVHDFSAFRAGQCQAKSPIKEVHHLRVTRHGKMIVLDIRAGAFLHHMVRNIAGVLMTIGTGERPVEWAKEVLESRVRRTGGVTAHPFGLYLVDVEYRDEFELPDRFIGPHFLTGFSELGG, encoded by the coding sequence ATGGCAGCCGCAGGCTTTAATCGCATCGCCCTGGGCGTGGAATACAAAGGCTCGCGCTATCGCGGCTGGCAGCGCCAGGCCTCTGGTGTGCTGACGGTGCAGGAAACCCTCGAAAACGCGTTATCGAAGGTCGCCGATTCGCCGGTGTCGCTGATGTGTGCCGGGCGTACCGACGCCGGTGTGCACGCCTGCGGCCAAGTGGTGCACTTCGATACCCAGGCCGAGCGCACGATGAAGGCGTGGGTGATGGGCGCAAATATCAATTTGCCGCATGACGTCAGCGTCACCTGGGCCAAGGTCATGCCTGCGGATTTTCATGCGCGCTTCAAGGCCATCGCCCGGCGCTACCGCTATGTGATCTACAACGATCAGATCCGCCCGGCGCACCTCAATCAAGAAATCACCTGGAATCACCGCCCGCTGGACGCCGAGCGCATGGCCGAGGCCGCGCAGCATTTGGTCGGAGTGCATGATTTCAGTGCGTTCCGTGCCGGCCAGTGTCAGGCCAAGTCGCCGATCAAGGAAGTGCATCACCTGCGCGTGACCCGTCACGGCAAGATGATCGTGCTGGATATTCGTGCCGGCGCTTTCCTGCACCATATGGTGCGCAACATTGCCGGCGTGTTGATGACCATCGGCACCGGCGAGCGCCCGGTGGAGTGGGCGAAGGAAGTGTTGGAAAGCCGTGTTCGTCGTACCGGCGGGGTGACCGCGCACCCGTTCGGCCTTTATCTGGTGGATGTGGAGTACCGCGACGAGTTCGAATTGCCCGATCGTTTCATCGGGCCACACTTCCTCACAGGTTTCAGCGAACTTGGCGGCTGA
- a CDS encoding FimV/HubP family polar landmark protein, which translates to MVQVRKLVLAIAAASALSSGMAQALQLGEMTLKSKLNQPLSVEIELLDVGGLTASEITPSLASDQAYVDAGVDRQAFLNDLTFTPVVNPSGRSVVRVTSSKPLPDSYVRFLLQVQWPNGRLMRDYSVLLDPAKFEQSTPAVSAPAPRLSAPSATTPARTAPTVSKAAQHTTTPHDTLWEIAAKNRNGASVQQTMLAIQALNPDAFLDGNINRLKTGQVLRLPDRVQATSLPQPEAIAEVTAQNAAWREGRRTAKNQAAGKQQLDATKRTQAGNAPASTSAKDNLSLVSAESAKPGAKGKAGDSRALNDKLAMTQEELDTTRRDNAELKSRAADLQSQLDKLQKLIQLKNDQLAKLQAENGNPAAAATAAMPAQLAGEPAATAPAAQPLAGEPAATAPAADTTPTAAAPAPEPIKPDAAPAATTEGKFNELLTNPVVLGVIGGAAGLLVLLLLLLWARHRNARLEEEKHLRMARALAEEPQFSPNVEHDLPPDSFEGLEVVAPNVKMAAAPAPAPAAVAEPVVVPSVASVLSPLAAAVAPQNSSDSLAQAQSHIDRGHLNQAADVLQQAIKHEPKRSDLRLKLMEVYGLQGDKDGFISQERQLVATGENHAQVEQLKGRFPGMAVLAAGVSAAVAAAALDAQYVKNLLEDKPAAPAPVPDAFDTDFDLSLDDLEAASPAVVRPEDELSFESVLQRQTEAKTAPDDLSDFDLDLQLEAPSSTQADDDFLSGLEEQMKDVQAAQPPTLTPAALDDLDLPEDFDLSLADEPQAPAATKPDAFASELDDVNAELDRLSQSLEHPPIEPSFTAEDAASGGDEPEFDFLSGTDEVATKLDLAQAYIDMGDADGARDILSEVLTEGDEAQRGEAKEMLGKI; encoded by the coding sequence ATGGTTCAAGTTCGCAAACTGGTGTTAGCAATAGCGGCCGCCTCGGCGCTGTCCTCCGGTATGGCGCAGGCGCTGCAGCTTGGGGAGATGACCCTCAAGTCGAAGTTGAACCAGCCGTTGTCAGTGGAAATCGAATTGCTCGATGTCGGTGGCCTTACGGCTTCCGAGATCACGCCCAGCCTGGCGTCTGACCAGGCATATGTGGATGCGGGCGTGGATCGCCAGGCGTTTCTCAATGACCTGACATTTACCCCAGTGGTCAATCCAAGTGGCCGCAGTGTGGTGCGCGTTACCTCCAGCAAGCCGCTGCCCGATTCCTACGTACGTTTCTTGTTGCAGGTGCAATGGCCTAACGGCCGCCTGATGCGCGACTACAGTGTGCTGCTCGACCCGGCGAAGTTTGAGCAATCGACGCCCGCCGTCAGCGCGCCTGCACCGCGCTTGAGTGCGCCGTCTGCTACAACGCCCGCCCGCACTGCACCGACTGTCAGCAAGGCTGCCCAGCACACCACGACGCCTCACGACACCTTGTGGGAAATTGCCGCGAAGAATCGCAACGGCGCCTCGGTCCAGCAAACCATGCTGGCTATTCAGGCGCTCAACCCTGATGCGTTTCTAGACGGCAATATCAACCGCTTGAAAACCGGCCAGGTATTGCGCCTGCCGGATCGCGTGCAAGCGACCAGCCTGCCGCAGCCTGAGGCAATTGCCGAAGTGACCGCGCAAAACGCGGCCTGGCGCGAAGGGCGCCGCACGGCTAAAAATCAAGCCGCTGGCAAGCAGCAACTGGACGCGACCAAGCGCACCCAGGCGGGCAATGCGCCGGCGAGCACCAGCGCCAAGGATAATTTGAGCCTGGTCTCGGCCGAATCCGCCAAGCCGGGCGCGAAGGGCAAGGCCGGTGATAGCCGGGCGCTAAACGACAAGCTGGCGATGACCCAGGAAGAACTGGACACCACGCGCCGCGACAATGCCGAGCTGAAAAGCCGTGCGGCGGACCTGCAAAGCCAACTGGATAAGCTGCAAAAACTGATTCAGCTGAAAAATGATCAGTTGGCTAAGTTGCAGGCTGAAAACGGTAACCCGGCAGCGGCGGCAACAGCGGCGATGCCCGCTCAGTTGGCCGGTGAGCCTGCGGCAACTGCGCCGGCAGCGCAGCCCTTGGCCGGTGAGCCTGCGGCAACTGCGCCGGCAGCGGATACCACGCCGACTGCAGCAGCGCCTGCGCCCGAGCCAATCAAGCCGGATGCCGCGCCTGCCGCCACCACCGAAGGCAAATTCAACGAGCTGCTGACCAACCCGGTTGTGCTTGGTGTCATTGGCGGCGCGGCCGGTCTGTTGGTGTTGTTGCTCCTGCTGCTGTGGGCGCGTCATCGCAATGCCCGCCTCGAAGAGGAAAAGCACCTGCGGATGGCGCGGGCGCTGGCTGAAGAGCCGCAATTCTCCCCGAACGTAGAGCACGATCTGCCACCGGACAGCTTTGAAGGTCTGGAAGTGGTGGCGCCGAACGTCAAGATGGCTGCCGCTCCTGCGCCCGCACCTGCTGCGGTTGCCGAGCCGGTGGTGGTGCCGTCGGTTGCTTCCGTGCTTTCGCCCTTGGCCGCTGCAGTGGCTCCGCAAAATTCCAGCGATTCGCTGGCACAAGCTCAATCCCATATTGATCGCGGTCATTTGAACCAGGCTGCCGACGTCCTTCAGCAGGCGATCAAGCACGAGCCAAAACGCAGCGACCTGCGTTTGAAGTTGATGGAGGTTTACGGCCTGCAAGGCGATAAGGACGGCTTCATCAGCCAGGAGCGTCAACTGGTGGCCACGGGTGAAAATCACGCCCAGGTTGAACAACTAAAAGGCCGCTTCCCGGGCATGGCTGTGTTGGCAGCGGGCGTCAGTGCTGCGGTTGCCGCGGCAGCCTTGGACGCGCAATACGTCAAGAACTTGCTGGAAGACAAGCCGGCCGCGCCGGCTCCAGTACCAGACGCTTTCGACACCGATTTTGACTTGAGCCTGGACGATCTGGAAGCCGCTTCACCTGCCGTGGTTCGCCCGGAGGATGAGCTGAGTTTTGAATCTGTCCTGCAGCGCCAGACCGAAGCCAAGACTGCCCCGGACGATCTGTCGGACTTCGACCTGGACCTGCAACTGGAAGCGCCGTCTTCCACCCAAGCTGACGACGATTTCCTTTCCGGCCTTGAAGAGCAGATGAAGGATGTGCAGGCGGCTCAGCCGCCGACGCTCACGCCCGCCGCGTTGGACGACTTGGACCTGCCGGAAGACTTCGACTTGTCCCTGGCTGACGAGCCGCAAGCACCGGCTGCAACCAAGCCGGATGCCTTCGCGTCTGAGTTGGATGACGTCAACGCCGAGCTGGATCGCCTGTCCCAGAGCCTGGAGCATCCGCCGATCGAGCCTTCGTTCACCGCTGAAGACGCCGCGTCGGGCGGTGATGAGCCGGAATTTGATTTCCTCTCCGGCACCGACGAGGTCGCCACCAAGTTGGACCTGGCCCAGGCCTACATCGACATGGGCGATGCCGACGGTGCGCGCGACATCCTTTCCGAAGTGCTGACCGAAGGCGATGAGGCCCAGCGTGGTGAGGCCAAGGAAATGCTCGGCAAAATCTAA
- a CDS encoding aspartate-semialdehyde dehydrogenase, whose translation MTQTFEIAVIGATGTVGETLVQILEELDFPVGTLYLLAGSNSAGASVPFRGKNVRVKEVDEFDFKKAQLAFFAAGPAVTQSFAPRAIAAGCSVIDLSGALPADQAPQVVPEANAHILKGLKKPFQLGSPSPSATNLAVVLAPLRGLLDIQRVSVTANLAVSTQGREAVSELARQTAELLNVRPLEPKFFDRQMAFNLLAQVGTPDAQGHTALEKRLVHELRAVLETPLLKISATCVQAPVFFGDSLTVSLQLGAPVDLAAVNRALEAAPGIELVEEGDYPTPVGDAVGQDVVYVGRVRAGVDDPAELNLWLTSDNVRKGAALNAVQLAQLLIKSLA comes from the coding sequence ATGACCCAGACCTTTGAAATCGCCGTGATCGGCGCCACCGGAACCGTTGGCGAAACCCTGGTGCAGATTCTCGAAGAACTGGATTTCCCGGTAGGCACCCTGTATCTGCTGGCGGGCAGTAACTCGGCCGGTGCATCAGTGCCGTTTCGCGGCAAGAACGTGCGGGTCAAGGAAGTCGATGAGTTCGACTTCAAAAAAGCGCAGTTGGCCTTCTTCGCGGCAGGCCCGGCGGTAACCCAGAGTTTCGCCCCGCGCGCCATCGCTGCCGGTTGCTCGGTGATCGACCTGTCCGGCGCTTTGCCGGCCGATCAGGCGCCTCAAGTGGTGCCGGAAGCCAATGCGCATATCCTCAAAGGTTTGAAAAAGCCCTTCCAACTCGGCAGCCCAAGCCCATCCGCTACCAACCTGGCCGTCGTCCTCGCGCCGTTGCGCGGGTTGCTGGACATCCAACGCGTCAGCGTCACTGCCAACCTGGCCGTATCCACCCAGGGTCGCGAGGCTGTCAGTGAACTGGCCCGGCAGACCGCCGAACTGTTAAACGTACGCCCGCTGGAGCCCAAGTTCTTTGATCGGCAGATGGCCTTCAACCTGCTGGCACAAGTCGGCACGCCAGACGCCCAGGGGCATACAGCCCTGGAGAAACGTCTCGTGCACGAGCTGCGCGCAGTGCTGGAAACTCCTTTGCTAAAGATTTCCGCAACTTGCGTTCAAGCCCCGGTGTTTTTTGGCGATAGCCTGACAGTGTCATTGCAGTTGGGCGCGCCGGTCGACCTTGCGGCGGTCAACCGCGCACTTGAGGCGGCGCCAGGTATCGAGCTGGTGGAAGAGGGCGACTACCCTACGCCGGTTGGGGATGCGGTCGGCCAGGATGTAGTCTACGTCGGCCGGGTGCGTGCGGGCGTGGACGACCCGGCGGAACTAAATCTGTGGCTGACGTCAGATAACGTACGCAAGGGGGCGGCACTCAACGCGGTGCAGCTGGCGCAGTTGTTGATAAAAAGCCTTGCGTAA
- the asd gene encoding aspartate-semialdehyde dehydrogenase: MKRVGLIGWRGMVGSVLMQRMLEEQDFDLIEPVFFTTSNVGGQGPSVGKDIAPLKDAYSIEELKTLDVILTCQGGDYTSEVFPKLREAGWQGYWIDAASSLRMQDDAVIILDPVNRRVIDQQLDAGTKNYVGGNCTVSLMLMGLGGLFEAGLVEWMSAMTYQAASGAGAQNMRELIKQMGATHAAVADQLADPASAILDIDRRVAEAMRSDAYPTENFGVPLAGSLIPWIDKELPNGQSREEWKAQAETNKILGRFKSPIPVDGICVRIGAMRCHSQALTIKLNKDVPIADIEGLISQHNPWVKLVPNNRDISMQELSPTKVTGTLNVPVGRLRKLNMGTQYLGAFTVGDQLLWGAAEPLRRMLRILLER, encoded by the coding sequence ATGAAACGTGTAGGTCTGATCGGTTGGCGCGGTATGGTCGGTTCCGTGCTCATGCAGCGGATGCTGGAAGAGCAGGATTTCGATCTTATTGAGCCGGTGTTTTTCACCACTTCGAACGTAGGTGGCCAAGGGCCGTCCGTGGGCAAGGATATTGCTCCGCTCAAGGACGCCTACAGCATTGAAGAGCTGAAAACCCTCGACGTGATTCTGACCTGCCAGGGTGGCGACTACACCAGCGAAGTCTTCCCCAAGCTGCGTGAAGCCGGCTGGCAGGGTTACTGGATCGACGCCGCCTCGAGCCTGCGCATGCAGGACGACGCGGTGATCATCCTCGACCCGGTGAACCGCAGGGTCATCGACCAACAGTTGGACGCCGGCACCAAGAACTACGTGGGCGGCAACTGCACCGTCAGCCTGATGCTGATGGGCCTGGGCGGCTTGTTCGAAGCCGGTCTGGTCGAGTGGATGAGCGCCATGACCTATCAGGCAGCCTCCGGCGCCGGCGCGCAGAACATGCGTGAACTGATCAAGCAGATGGGCGCGACCCACGCAGCCGTCGCCGATCAACTGGCGGACCCTGCCAGTGCGATCCTCGACATCGACCGTCGTGTGGCCGAAGCCATGCGCAGCGATGCCTACCCGACCGAGAACTTCGGCGTGCCATTGGCCGGTAGCCTGATCCCGTGGATCGACAAAGAGCTGCCGAACGGCCAGAGCCGCGAAGAGTGGAAGGCCCAGGCTGAGACCAACAAGATCCTCGGTCGCTTCAAGAGCCCGATCCCGGTGGACGGCATTTGCGTGCGCATCGGCGCCATGCGCTGCCACAGCCAGGCGCTGACCATCAAGCTGAACAAAGACGTGCCGATCGCCGATATCGAAGGGTTGATCAGCCAGCACAACCCTTGGGTCAAACTGGTGCCGAACAACCGTGACATCAGCATGCAGGAGCTGAGCCCAACCAAGGTTACCGGCACCCTGAATGTACCGGTCGGCCGTCTGCGTAAGCTGAACATGGGGACTCAGTACCTGGGCGCGTTCACTGTTGGTGACCAACTGCTGTGGGGCGCGGCTGAACCGCTGCGTCGTATGCTGCGGATTTTGCTGGAGCGTTGA
- the leuB gene encoding 3-isopropylmalate dehydrogenase: MSKQILILPGDGIGPEIMAEAVKVLELANSKYSLGFELSHDVIGGAAIDKHGVPLADETLDRARAADAVLLGAVGGPKWDKIERDIRPERGLLKIRAQLGLFGNLRPAILYPQLADASSLKPEVVAGLDILIVRELTGGIYFGSPRGVRTLENGERQAYDTLPYSESEIRRIARVGFDMARVRGKKVCSVDKANVLASSQLWREIVEEVAKDYPDVELSHMYVDNAAMQLVRAPKQFDVIVTDNLFGDILSDQASMLTGSIGMLPSASLDTHNKGMYEPCHGSAPDIAGQGIANPLATILSVSMMLRYSFNLSDAADAIEKAVSLVLDQGLRTGDIWSQGCTKIGTQEMGDAVVAALRNL, translated from the coding sequence ATGAGCAAGCAGATTCTGATTCTTCCTGGCGACGGTATTGGTCCGGAAATCATGGCCGAGGCGGTCAAGGTCCTGGAATTGGCCAACAGCAAGTACAGCCTGGGCTTCGAATTGAGCCACGACGTGATCGGCGGCGCCGCCATCGACAAGCACGGCGTGCCCCTGGCCGACGAGACTCTGGACCGCGCCCGTGCGGCTGACGCGGTGCTGCTCGGCGCCGTGGGCGGCCCGAAATGGGACAAGATCGAACGCGACATCCGCCCTGAGCGCGGCCTGCTCAAGATCCGTGCGCAACTGGGCCTGTTCGGCAACCTGCGCCCGGCGATCCTCTATCCGCAACTGGCCGATGCGTCGAGCCTCAAGCCGGAAGTGGTTGCAGGCCTGGACATCCTGATCGTGCGTGAACTGACCGGCGGTATCTACTTCGGCTCGCCACGCGGCGTGCGCACGCTTGAGAATGGCGAGCGCCAGGCCTACGACACGCTGCCGTACAGCGAGAGCGAAATCCGCCGTATCGCCCGTGTCGGTTTCGACATGGCCCGTGTGCGCGGCAAAAAGGTCTGCTCGGTCGATAAAGCTAACGTACTGGCCTCCAGCCAGCTGTGGCGCGAAATCGTCGAAGAAGTCGCCAAGGACTACCCCGACGTCGAACTAAGCCACATGTACGTCGACAACGCCGCCATGCAACTGGTGCGTGCACCCAAGCAGTTCGACGTGATCGTCACCGATAACCTGTTCGGCGACATCCTGTCCGACCAGGCCTCGATGCTCACCGGTTCTATCGGCATGCTGCCGTCGGCGTCCCTGGACACCCACAACAAAGGCATGTACGAGCCGTGCCACGGTTCGGCGCCGGACATCGCAGGGCAGGGCATTGCCAACCCGTTGGCGACGATTTTGTCGGTGTCGATGATGTTGCGTTACAGCTTCAACCTGAGTGACGCGGCCGATGCCATCGAGAAGGCTGTAAGCCTGGTGCTGGATCAAGGTTTGCGCACCGGTGACATTTGGTCACAGGGTTGCACCAAAATCGGCACGCAAGAAATGGGCGACGCAGTAGTCGCCGCGCTGCGGAATCTGTAA
- a CDS encoding class I SAM-dependent methyltransferase, which yields MTNTAHTQVVQKQFGEQASAYLSSAVHAQGTEFALLQAELAGAGAARLLDLGCGAGHVSFHVAPLVKEVVAYDLSQQMLDVVAAASKDRGLDNIRTVHGAAERLPFADGEFDFVFSRYSAHHWSDLGLALREVRRVLKPGGVAAFVDVLSPGSPLLDTYLQTVEVLRDTSHVRDYSAGEWMRQLSEAGLHVRNSSRQRLRLEYTSWVERMRTPEVLRAAILELQKAMGQEVRDYYEIQADGTFSTDVLVVFAER from the coding sequence ATGACCAACACCGCCCACACCCAAGTCGTGCAAAAACAATTCGGCGAGCAAGCCTCGGCTTACCTGAGCAGTGCCGTGCACGCCCAAGGCACCGAATTCGCGCTGCTGCAGGCCGAACTGGCCGGGGCCGGTGCGGCACGCCTGCTGGATTTGGGTTGCGGTGCCGGGCATGTGAGTTTTCATGTGGCACCGCTGGTGAAAGAAGTGGTGGCCTACGACCTTTCCCAGCAGATGCTCGACGTGGTCGCGGCCGCTTCAAAAGACCGTGGGCTGGACAACATCCGCACCGTGCACGGCGCCGCCGAACGCTTGCCGTTCGCCGATGGCGAGTTCGACTTCGTGTTCAGCCGTTACTCAGCCCACCACTGGAGCGACCTGGGCCTGGCGCTGCGTGAAGTCCGTCGAGTACTCAAGCCGGGCGGTGTGGCGGCATTTGTGGATGTCTTGTCACCGGGCAGCCCGCTGTTGGACACTTACCTGCAAACCGTCGAAGTGCTGCGCGACACCAGCCACGTGCGCGATTATTCCGCCGGCGAGTGGATGCGCCAGCTCAGCGAGGCCGGCCTGCACGTGCGCAACAGCAGCCGTCAGCGTTTGCGCCTGGAATACACCTCGTGGGTCGAGCGCATGCGCACGCCAGAGGTATTGCGTGCTGCAATCCTTGAGCTGCAAAAGGCGATGGGCCAGGAAGTACGCGATTACTACGAGATTCAAGCCGACGGCACCTTCAGCACCGACGTGCTGGTGGTCTTTGCCGAACGCTGA
- the leuD gene encoding 3-isopropylmalate dehydratase small subunit has translation MRAFTQHTGLVAPLDRANVDTDQIIPKQFLKSIKRTGFGPNLFDEWRYLDVGYAYQDNSKRPLNKDFVLNAERYQGASVLLARENFGCGSSREHAPWALEEYGFRSIIAPSYADIFFNNSFKNGLLPIILSDAEVDELFKQVEADVGYQLTVDLAAQTVTRPDGKVYHFEVDAFRKHCLINGLDDIGLTLQDGDAIAAFETKHRASQPWLFRDA, from the coding sequence ATGAGAGCTTTTACCCAACACACAGGTTTAGTCGCGCCGTTGGACCGTGCCAACGTCGACACCGACCAGATCATCCCCAAGCAGTTCTTGAAGTCGATCAAACGCACCGGTTTCGGCCCAAACCTCTTCGACGAGTGGCGCTACCTGGACGTGGGCTACGCCTACCAGGACAACTCCAAGCGCCCGTTGAACAAGGATTTTGTGCTCAACGCCGAGCGTTACCAAGGCGCCAGCGTGTTGCTGGCCCGGGAAAACTTCGGCTGCGGCTCCAGCCGTGAGCACGCGCCGTGGGCCCTGGAAGAATACGGCTTTCGCAGCATCATCGCGCCGAGCTACGCCGACATCTTCTTCAACAACAGCTTCAAGAACGGCTTGCTGCCGATCATCTTGAGCGACGCCGAAGTGGACGAGCTGTTCAAACAAGTCGAAGCCGATGTGGGCTACCAGCTCACGGTTGACCTGGCAGCGCAGACGGTGACCCGTCCGGACGGCAAGGTGTACCACTTTGAAGTCGACGCGTTCCGTAAGCACTGCCTGATCAACGGCCTGGACGATATCGGCCTGACCTTGCAGGACGGCGATGCGATTGCCGCCTTTGAAACCAAGCACCGGGCCAGCCAGCCTTGGTTGTTTCGCGACGCCTGA
- the leuC gene encoding 3-isopropylmalate dehydratase large subunit: protein MAGKTLYDKLWDSHEVKRRDDGSSLIYIDRHIIHEVTSPQAFEGLRLAGRKPWRVDSIIATPDHNVPTTPERKGGIDAIVDTVSRLQVQTLDDYCDEYGITEFKMNDVRQGIVHVIGPEQGATLPGMTVVCGDSHTSTHGAFGALAHGIGTSEVEHVFATQCLVAKKMKNMLVLVEGQLPFGVTAKDIVLAVIGKIGTAGGNGHAIEFAGSAIRDLSIEGRMTICNMSIEAGARVGMVAADEKTVEYVKGRPFAPKGADWDTAVEAWKDLVSDADAVFDTVVELDAAQIKPQVSWGTSPEMVLAVDQNVPDPAKEADLVKRGSIERALKYMGLKANQAITDIQLDRVFIGSCTNSRIEDLRAAAVIAKGRKVASTIKQAIVVPGSGLVKAQAEAEGLDKIFLEAGFEWREPGCSMCLAMNPDRLESGEHCASTSNRNFEGRQGAGGRTHLVSPAMAAAAAVNGRFIDVRELI from the coding sequence ATGGCCGGCAAAACGCTTTACGACAAGCTTTGGGATTCCCATGAAGTGAAACGGCGCGACGATGGCTCGTCGCTGATCTACATCGACCGTCACATCATCCATGAAGTGACCTCGCCCCAAGCGTTCGAAGGCCTGCGACTGGCCGGGCGCAAGCCTTGGCGCGTCGACTCCATCATCGCCACCCCGGACCACAACGTGCCGACCACGCCTGAGCGTAAAGGCGGCATCGACGCGATCGTCGACACCGTGTCGCGCCTTCAGGTGCAGACCCTCGACGACTATTGCGATGAATATGGCATCACCGAATTCAAGATGAATGACGTGCGTCAAGGCATCGTTCACGTGATCGGCCCGGAGCAGGGCGCGACCTTGCCGGGCATGACCGTGGTCTGCGGCGACTCCCACACCTCCACCCATGGTGCGTTCGGCGCCTTGGCCCATGGCATCGGCACTTCCGAGGTGGAGCATGTGTTCGCCACCCAGTGCCTGGTCGCCAAAAAGATGAAGAACATGTTGGTGTTGGTCGAAGGCCAACTGCCCTTCGGCGTGACCGCCAAAGACATCGTGCTCGCCGTGATCGGCAAGATCGGCACCGCCGGCGGTAACGGCCATGCCATCGAGTTCGCCGGCAGCGCGATTCGCGACCTGTCTATTGAAGGCCGCATGACCATCTGCAATATGTCCATCGAAGCCGGTGCCCGCGTAGGCATGGTAGCAGCGGACGAAAAGACCGTTGAATACGTCAAGGGCCGTCCATTCGCGCCGAAAGGCGCCGATTGGGATACCGCCGTCGAAGCCTGGAAAGACTTGGTCTCCGACGCCGATGCGGTGTTTGACACCGTGGTCGAGCTCGACGCTGCCCAGATCAAGCCGCAAGTCAGCTGGGGCACCTCGCCCGAGATGGTTCTGGCCGTTGATCAAAACGTGCCGGACCCGGCCAAAGAAGCCGACCTGGTCAAGCGTGGCTCCATCGAGCGCGCCTTGAAATACATGGGCTTGAAAGCCAATCAGGCGATTACCGACATCCAGTTGGATCGCGTGTTTATCGGTTCCTGCACCAACTCGCGGATTGAAGACTTGCGCGCTGCGGCGGTGATCGCCAAGGGCCGCAAAGTCGCCTCGACCATTAAGCAAGCCATCGTGGTGCCAGGTTCGGGGTTGGTCAAAGCTCAAGCCGAAGCCGAAGGCCTGGACAAGATCTTCCTCGAAGCCGGTTTTGAATGGCGCGAGCCGGGCTGCTCCATGTGCCTGGCGATGAACCCGGACCGTTTGGAGTCGGGCGAGCATTGCGCGTCCACCTCCAACCGTAACTTCGAAGGGCGTCAGGGCGCCGGTGGGCGTACCCACTTGGTCAGCCCGGCCATGGCCGCTGCCGCTGCCGTCAACGGTCGTTTCATCGACGTTCGCGAATTGATCTGA